In Gracilibacillus salitolerans, the sequence CTCCCAAGCCTGTACCACTTTTACCAAAGCCAGCATATATAACTGTACCTGAAGTGAAGGCATGAATTGGTGCTTGATGTGATTTCACTAAATCAACACCAGCGTGGAAATCTCTTGATCCCCTTATCGGGTGTGTTCTGTATCCATATGGACTTGTAATTCGAAATCCGCGGAATTCCGCCATTAACTCCCCTCCCTTATATTTTTCTCTACTCTATTACATGTTTGTTTCACAATTTGATGACTAAATACAGCCAAACCAGTTGCTATAACACCTTCAGCAATTGATCGTATATTCCAACCATATAAGTTACATGCTGCTAGGACCCCAATGATTAATAAAATCCAAACGATTAGCCAATCAGGTATAAATGGTG encodes:
- a CDS encoding phage holin family protein, whose product is MEELLYLLPEDFHFIIPALWFIGYACKRTPFIPDWLIVWILLIIGVLAACNLYGWNIRSIAEGVIATGLAVFSHQIVKQTCNRVEKNIREGS